The genomic stretch CTCTCGCGAGTTGCAGGTGCTGCTCTTTTACTCCCTGTCGCAGAAGCTCTTGGGCAACTGAAGTGGAGCTGGTTTATCCGAGGAGATTCGAAGAAGATGTGGGATTTCGAGATGTTTGACAACGCATCTAGAGGACCGTGGGGTGCTTTCCTCTTGCTCATACACACTAAGGGAAAGACCATCGCTGCTCTTGGCGCCCTAGTCACAATATTCGCCCTCGCATTGGATCCTTTCTTTCAGCAGGTCGTCAGCTTTCCCACGCGCTGGACGATGCAACATACAAACAGCTCTATCACGCGAGTTGTACGATATGAACCAGCATACAATGTTCAATACGAAAATGGCGAAGCTGTAGCTGAGCTAGATGCGATCATCGGGAGCGTTGCTGACCCATTTTTCATCAACAACGGAACCCAGCCAATGCCTTTCGGAAATGGAACTCGCGCAGACGTACCTATATCATGCCCTGGCAGCAACTGTACTTGGCCAAGCTATGAAACACTCGGTGTCTGTAGCCAGTGTGTAGAGGTACCGACTCTCCTCAACTTCACGTGTATGTTCACAAGGGTAGACTGGACTTCAAAGCTCAATGCTACGGAGTCTTCATACCCCAAGGCGAACGTATGTGGGTACTTCCTCAATTCCACTAGTGACAACCCAATCCTCATGTCTGGCTACATGGTTGACGAAGCTGGAAACAAATCTGGTGAGGTTTTGCTGTCGCGGACGCTACCGTTGACAACCAACTATATGCGAGAAGCACTCTGGGGGGATGGCTCTATCAACTTCAAGCATATACGAAACCCCATCGTAGATGCCTTGATCTCTAGCGCCTCCAATAACACTGACGATGTATTTTCGGATAAGATGCCGGCATTACACGAATGCGTCGTGTCTTGGTGTGTCAAGACTGTCCAATCGTCTTACTACTTGGGCACATATCAAGAAGTGGTCACGAATGTCTTCCTGAACGACACGCAAGGACCATATCCCTGGCATACTACCTGGTTGGCAGACGAAGGGTATGCGCTCACTGACTATTTCGAGAATGTCACTATATCTGCACCACAAACCGGTCAAAGCTTTCCAGAACACGGATGGGGAGTCAGTAACGATACTATGCTCAACACAGTACTTATTTTCGATCGCGTCTTTCCTTCTTTTACGACGTCTACGAACGAATCCGATGTTCCAGTCCTTCGCTGGAGAACTGGAAGCCCAACCTTGGCGAGGACATTGTTTCCAGAATTCAACCCTTGGTTATCACCAAACAATATTACACGACACATGGAAAGGATGGCCATTTCAATCACAAACGCAATTAGATCTTCAACAAGCGGCGAGACAGTATTCGGACATTCCTATGAGAACGAGATCTATGTCGAAGTTACCTGGGGCTGGCTGAGCCTACCGCTTTGCCTTCTCTTAGTCAGCTTTATATTTCTTGTTTCTACGGTCATCAAAAGCGCTAGCGAGAAAGGCCAAGTGAGCATAAGGAAAAATTCAGCGATTGCTACATTGCTCTATGGACTTCCCGATCATTATCAAAAACAATTGACAAAGTCGAACTCAAAAGGTACTCCAAGAACGAAAGCGAAAGATCTCAGGGTCAGACTATCTGCAACAAGAGGTTGGAGAAGCTCTGGAAATATTTTCACACCCTTGACTCCAAAGGCACCATCAAACTTGCCACCACCAGGGTGGATTTGATTCCATTCTATTCTACATACTCCGCAATAGGATATGGAGAAAATATTGATACACTTCTTAAGAAATTATTAGAACTAATACCATCTGTCGCCGCTTTCACGAACACTCATCACCGGCTTATTTCTCCACTGGGGTCTCCTCCGCAGTGATTCCTATTTGCCACGTTTACGTTCTCTTCTGTCAAATCAACATCCCGTCGGCCTCCAGGGCGTACACGAATCGATCGCTCGACCTTCTCTTCTGCTGGCTCAACATCCCGGCCTCCAGGGCGTACACGAATCGATCGCTCGATATGATCTTCTGTTGACTCAACATTCCGCCCTCCGGGGCGTACACGAATACTACGCTCGACGTTCTCTTCCGTCGACTCCACGTCCCGGCCTCCAGGGCGTACCCTAATAGAACGTTCGGCCTTCTCTTCTGTCGGCTCAACGTCCCGGCCTCCAGGGCGTACCCGAATCGAACGCGCGACCTTCTCAACCATCGAGGTCCTCTCCAGGATGTTGCTGATAGCGCTGGTCACCGGGAAGGCATTGCGACGATCCGCAGTTGGAAACACGGGACTAATCTATGTCACAAGTCAGATGGACCAACGGACTCAGAATTTGTAGCACTAACGTTGCTGGGCAGTACTGGCGCTGTGATGGTGGGGAGTACCAAATACGCGGCGAGAAAGAGAGTATGTCCGCGCATGATGACAATGGTTAAAGCTTTATATTGTTATACAGGAGAATGGTTAGAGTATGAAGAAAAGAATCGTTGGCACAGCCAAGCAAGAGTTTGTTCCCGATGGGGTGGTATGCTGGGATGTGTTGTATTTGGGATGGTATCTCGAATGTGGGAACAGTCCACGACTTTATCCACGACCCTGGATTCACAGCAACGCTTGACGACATCGCATCACACATCACACTCATTTACACTATCCCTACACTATCCGTCCACGTTGCCTCCACGGCGCTTCGAAACGCGGTGACTATCTCAACGATAACCGCCTTGGAAGCCACCGACTCGACGCGGAATCAAGGGGCGAGCAGCGTATTGTTCATGCCGTGTGACAATTAAACAGTCATTGGGGGTGATCCCGGGAAAGCATAATGATTGGGGTACGGATTCGGCAAGCTGAAACGCAAAAATCGATGCGACTGGAACACAAGGCGTTAGATGGGAAAGGCTGAAAGCCTGACTACGCGTCGCAATGCATCCCGCAGCCTTTGGCAACTTTCATCACATCGGGTTATCACACTACAAGCGCTGGAGGGGCTCTCTACAAGGCAATTCGGGAGAGTCGAGATTTTGGTAAGTACATCACCCGCAAATCCCGTAGTCCTCATCAACTTCGTCAACTGCCAAAACGATTTCTGACCAATCGACAGGTTTTCTCGGTGTGACGTGGCTTGGCGGCGTTTTGGACTTACCCCGGGAGCTGAAGCGATTGGCTATTCATTATCGGTACCTTGCACAACGGCGGCCTAGTCACATATTACCCGTGCACGTGACGTATCCCGGCGTTACGCTTTCAGCGAATTGTTGATTCTAGTAAAGACTCAATAGCTTGTGATTCAAGAGACATAGAGTAGCCACTGAGTCGCCATCATTCTCATTCTCCCATACTAGACAACATCCCTGTACACTCATAAGACTTCGTTTGCATCATGCAGCCTCTAGCACTGAGCGTGCCGTGATTGCATGCAGTGTACTAATATTTACGTTTTCCACATATCTTTCCCTTGCTGACAACGATACATCATAGGATTGCTAAAGAGTGAATGTACACTGGCAAAATTTGAGGAGCCGTCTGGTATTACACATTTATTTACTTAGCCATGCTATCGTATCAATATTCATGCTTCGCTTTGTGGGACTACTTTGTCTTCAGATGTCGAAAAGATACCACCAATAGTGAGTAGCCAT from Pyrenophora tritici-repentis strain M4 chromosome 1, whole genome shotgun sequence encodes the following:
- a CDS encoding DUF3176 domain containing protein, with the translated sequence MPQPERSPMHWPTFPDIPIYLDTGNSRIAPKSYGTTPTTPTTPEILPHGRPTYLSPAHINAPPITPAEPSPTTTIETSSDHRSVVWPIPEPPPEVVRQQPRRPLLRFFPSDRPRVRLDTAFPQPPYEVSNPEKQSDNDRKSHLGLGISGGPPRPPSIRVQPPTFENEKADPSANIAQRIEEKLWSYNSSGNVIERWLLEIVSWLISAVCMGAIIAVLVVLKDKPSSKWPFNNLGITLNAFVSVLSRVAGAALLLPVAEALGQLKWSWFIRGDSKKMWDFEMFDNASRGPWGAFLLLIHTKGKTIAALGALVTIFALALDPFFQQVVSFPTRWTMQHTNSSITRVVRYEPAYNVQYENGEAVAELDAIIGSVADPFFINNGTQPMPFGNGTRADVPISCPGSNCTWPSYETLGVCSQCVEVPTLLNFTCMFTRVDWTSKLNATESSYPKANVCGYFLNSTSDNPILMSGYMVDEAGNKSGEVLLSRTLPLTTNYMREALWGDGSINFKHIRNPIVDALISSASNNTDDVFSDKMPALHECVVSWCVKTVQSSYYLGTYQEVVTNVFLNDTQGPYPWHTTWLADEGYALTDYFENVTISAPQTGQSFPEHGWGVSNDTMLNTVLIFDRVFPSFTTSTNESDVPVLRWRTGSPTLARTLFPEFNPWLSPNNITRHMERMAISITNAIRSSTSGETVFGHSYENEIYVEVTWGWLSLPLCLLLVSFIFLVSTVIKSASEKGQVSIRKNSAIATLLYGLPDHYQKQLTKSNSKGTPRTKAKDLRVRLSATRGWRSSGNIFTPLTPKAPSNLPPPGWI